GGGCGAGGAAGTCCTTCAGGCCCATCTGGGCCTCCCACCAGACCTGGGGGGCGGGATCCAGGACCCGCAGCCCCGGCAGACGGCGCAGGGCGTGGTCCATGGGATCCCCGGCGGCGACGCCCTCGGCCCGGGCCAGGCGGTTCACGAACCACAGGCACGGGGGCCGGCCGACCAGGGTGCGCCCCTCGGGGCTCAGGAAGGCCAGGGGACGCTCCCGGAGCCCACCCTCCCGCTGACAGGCCAGCTGGAAGGGAAGCTCGGGAACCCACATCGCCAACACATCGATCTCCTGCGGACCCATTCCGGAATAGCGAATATAGGAGAATAAAAAGCGAAAATCAAGAACAGGATGCCCTCCGTGATCGGCTCCCCAGGAACATCTCCTGGCAACTGCGCACCTCAGAAGACATGAGGGGATATCCTCAGGGGAGTTCCCATGTTTCTGCCGCTTGTTTTCTCGCTTACGCTGATGACCTCGCCGGATGCCCCGGTGCCACCGCCTCCCGAGCCTCCCGCCAAGGCCGAGGCTGCCAGCCCTGCCAAGGGCTGCACCGGTGAATGCTCTGCCCATGAGACCGGGCGCAAGGCGGGGCATACCATGCACAAGACCGGCCAAGCCATCGGCAAGGCCGGTCGGAAGGCCGGAAAGAGCATCAAGTCCGGTGCGAACAAGGCCGGAGAGGCCATCGAGACCGGTGCCCGGAAGACGGGTCAGGGCATCAAGGCCGGGGCCGAGAAGGTGGTGGAGGTGGTGAAGGAGGGGGGGGAGAAGGTGGGCAAGGCCGCCTCCGATCTGGGCAAAGGCATCCACGAGGGGCTTCAGGGAGACAAGTAGAGGTCTGAAGCCTACAGCCAGATGGTCAGTCGAACGAAAAAGCCTTCAGCCCTGGCTGCCTGAGTGAGCTTCGCGCGGTACTGCAGTGAAAAGTCAGCCCAGCTGGCAGGTGCGGTGTGGGGGCTTTCCCTGAACCACTGGCGCAGGCTCAGCCCAGCCCCCACGCCGATGGCCGTTGTCTGGGTTGTACGGCTGTCGTAGTCGCCGCCCAGCACCAGATGGGGAGTCACCACCAGACGTGGGAAGCTCTCACCGCCTCGCCAGCTCTCCCCCAGCCTGGCCTCCAGGCTCTGGATGTAGCGGCCCGAGCCCAGGTAGGAGGCTCCTTCTGTGTATACGGTCCCAGTGGTCCATCGGGTGGACCAAGGGCGGAGGTCCTGTCCTGTGTCCGCGGAATAGCCTGCTCTCAGGAGCCAGTCGGTGGTGGCCAGTTCCCCTCCGGGGAAGAGGCGCTGGAGGGTGAGCACGAGGTTCTGAGTGGCCAGCGGCTTGGCCCGGACACCCCATGTGGTCTGAAGGGTCCGTCCCCCCCGAGGCCCCTGACCAGCCGTCCAGAGCGTCTCGAAGCCCTGGACGAAGACTTGGACCATCCGACCGTTCTGGGTCAGGGCCTCCGGTTGGTAGTAGATCTCGAGGCCTTGCTGGGCAACCCGTTGGGTGGCGGACAGCCCGGGGAGGAAGCCCCCTTGATAGCTGCTCCCCAGGACTGCGCCCCAGGTCCGGCTGAGGTTTTCCGCCTCGCGTCGGATGCCGAAGGTCTGACGGGGATCCGGGGCCGGACTCTTATGGAGTGCATCCAGGGCCTGTCCAAAGTCGCGGACGGCCTCCTGATTGAGGCCGCTCCGGCGGGCGGCATAGGCGGCATCCAGCCAGCCTGTCGCTGATCCCTCCTGGGTCTGAGCTGCGAGGAAGGCTGCGTGGGCCTCCCGGTCCCGCCCGAGTCTCGTCAGGGTGTAGCCCAGATCCTGCGCCAGGGAGGGATCCGTGGGAGAGAGCGAACGGAGCGTCTGGAGGGCTCTCACCTCCAGTTCCGGCTTGTTGGCCCGGTGAGCGGCGTCCCTGAGCCCCGAAGCCGCCGAGCGCCGTTCGGCATCCGTGGCAGATGTCTCCAGGGCCTTGCTGAACGCCCTGGTGGCGGGTTCTGGAGTCCCGGTGCCCAGGAGGGCATAGCCGAGGCGGTTCTGGATGTCCGGGGAAGTGTCAGAAGCGTAGGGGGTCAGTAGGGAGGCGGCTTGGCTGTATTGGTGATCAGCGAGGAGGAGGTCAGCCAGGGTGAGCTGGGCCAGCCGTCGGTCCTCGGGACGGAGGGATGGGTCGGCCAAGGCGCCATGGGCGGCAGCGATGGCTTCCGAGTACCGTTGGAGCCGAGCTGCCAGCATGGCCTGCTGGAGCAGGAGGCTTCCCTCCGTGGGGTGCTCCCGGAGCAGGGTCCGGAGCCAGACTTCGCCCTCGGCGGTTCGCCCACTGTCCAGCAGGAGCTGGAGCTTGAGCTGGCGGGCCTGGGCATTCCCGGGGTCAAGGGCCAGGGCCGCTTCCACCCGGGCGAGAGCCCCGCGGAGGTCTCCCTGGCGCTGGGCGGTGTAGGCCGCGTCCATCTG
The sequence above is drawn from the uncultured Holophaga sp. genome and encodes:
- a CDS encoding tetratricopeptide repeat protein, translating into MQGRWVCLATISLNPLFAQSPVGSEVYRQMDAAYTAQRQGDLRGALARVEAALALDPGNAQARQLKLQLLLDSGRTAEGEVWLRTLLREHPTEGSLLLQQAMLAARLQRYSEAIAAAHGALADPSLRPEDRRLAQLTLADLLLADHQYSQAASLLTPYASDTSPDIQNRLGYALLGTGTPEPATRAFSKALETSATDAERRSAASGLRDAAHRANKPELEVRALQTLRSLSPTDPSLAQDLGYTLTRLGRDREAHAAFLAAQTQEGSATGWLDAAYAARRSGLNQEAVRDFGQALDALHKSPAPDPRQTFGIRREAENLSRTWGAVLGSSYQGGFLPGLSATQRVAQQGLEIYYQPEALTQNGRMVQVFVQGFETLWTAGQGPRGGRTLQTTWGVRAKPLATQNLVLTLQRLFPGGELATTDWLLRAGYSADTGQDLRPWSTRWTTGTVYTEGASYLGSGRYIQSLEARLGESWRGGESFPRLVVTPHLVLGGDYDSRTTQTTAIGVGAGLSLRQWFRESPHTAPASWADFSLQYRAKLTQAARAEGFFVRLTIWL